A window of the Lactuca sativa cultivar Salinas chromosome 5, Lsat_Salinas_v11, whole genome shotgun sequence genome harbors these coding sequences:
- the LOC128134273 gene encoding uncharacterized protein LOC128134273 has translation MYFLVALDGNHEPLLLAIGLGTLECEESWRWFIMKLKDCLGEDTDVGFISNLCDKIDFAVQSVYPDSYHGYCPKDIARKIRDSIRHNDTEVETKLPFCTLLKSPIFWLDDITISKWTRAFFPKVRYNVKSIDVLEMLKIISTSTREFPITTIIELINTSIQTTYAERDEVAGRLSGEVTPYVEIKLQKRVNKSYNWVAKRLYADTFEVDNNFATNKVQFERRVCSCGKW, from the exons gtgtgaagaatcatggagatggttcatcaTGAAGTTAAAAGACTGTTTAGGTGAGGATACAGATgttggtttcataagcaaccTATGTGATAAAATAGACTTTGCTGTTCAGAGTGTCTACCCAGATTCGtatcatggatattgtcctaaagatatagcCAGAAAAATACGAGATTCTATTAGACATAATGATACAGAAGTCGAAAc GAAACTACCTTTCTGCACCTTGCTTAAGAGTCCAATTTTCTGGCTTGACGATATAACAATTTCAAAATGGACACGAGCATTTTTCCCAAAAGtacgttacaatgttaaatcgattgaTGTCCTTGAAATGTTGAAAATTATATCCACGTCCAcacgtgagtttcctataacaacgataattGAGTTAATCAATACGTCGATACAAACAACATATGCTGAACGAGATGAAGTGGCAG GGAGGTTGTCTGGTGAGGTGACCCCTTATGTTGAGATTAAGCTTCAAAAGCGTGTAAACAAGTCTTATAATTGGGTGGCAAAACGTTTGTATGCAGATACATTTGAAGTCGATAACAATTTTGCCACCAACAAAGTACAATTTGAACGTAGGGTATGTAGTTGTGGGAAATGGTAA